A window from Actinomycetospora corticicola encodes these proteins:
- a CDS encoding SDR family oxidoreductase: MADLTTAVTGATGRLGGRIARRLADHGIPQRLAVRTPARAPELPGAVAVACSYDRPDQVREALAGVETVLMVSGSETPDRVDQHRTFIDAAAAAGVRRLVYISFAEASPTATFTLARDHAATEEHLHASGLTPIVLRDNFYLDFLPELVEADGVIRGPAGEGRVAAVAQDDIADAAAAVLADPAPHDGRTYRLTGREALTLAEAAEKIGRRQGRTVRFEDQSLDDAYRSRAGQAPDWQLDAWVSTYTAIAAGELATVTDDIPTLTGHPALTLDDVLRST, translated from the coding sequence ATGGCTGACCTCACGACTGCCGTCACCGGCGCGACCGGCCGCCTCGGCGGCCGGATCGCCCGGCGTCTCGCCGACCACGGGATTCCGCAGCGCCTCGCCGTGCGCACGCCAGCCCGTGCTCCCGAGCTGCCCGGCGCCGTGGCGGTCGCGTGCAGCTACGACCGTCCCGACCAGGTCCGCGAGGCCCTGGCCGGCGTCGAGACCGTGCTCATGGTGTCGGGCTCGGAGACCCCCGACCGCGTCGACCAGCACCGCACCTTCATCGACGCCGCCGCAGCCGCGGGGGTGCGCCGCCTCGTCTACATCTCCTTCGCCGAGGCCTCCCCGACGGCGACCTTCACCCTCGCCCGCGACCACGCCGCCACCGAGGAGCACCTCCACGCCTCCGGCCTCACGCCGATCGTGCTGCGCGACAACTTCTACCTCGACTTCCTGCCCGAGCTCGTCGAGGCCGACGGCGTCATCCGCGGCCCGGCGGGGGAGGGGCGGGTCGCCGCGGTCGCGCAGGACGACATCGCCGACGCCGCAGCCGCCGTCCTCGCCGACCCGGCCCCGCACGACGGCCGGACCTACCGCCTCACCGGCCGCGAGGCTCTCACCCTCGCCGAGGCCGCCGAGAAGATCGGTCGCCGCCAGGGCCGCACCGTCCGGTTCGAGGACCAGTCCCTCGACGACGCCTACCGCTCCCGCGCTGGGCAGGCTCCCGACTGGCAGCTCGACGCCTGGGTCAGCACCTACACCGCCATCGCCGCCGGCGAGCTCGCCACGGTCACCGACGACATCCCGACCCTCACCGGCCACCCGGCGCTGACCCTCGACGACGTGCTGAGGAGTACGTAG
- a CDS encoding mycofactocin-coupled SDR family oxidoreductase — MKLSGSVALITGGARGQGRAHAVRLAEEGADVVVVDVCAPIDSAPYPMPDPTELAQTVKAVEAVGRRALAVQADVRDLAALEKAVAETVAQFGRLDVVVANAGIGSFAPALSLDAGTWQEMIDINLTGAFHTVRAAAPAIIDGGRGGSIVLTSSVAGLIGFPNLAHYCAAKHGLVGLMKVLAIEFAPHRIRVNTVHSTNVDTDMIQNPAMYELFSGGVPGADRATAAASMQGMHALPISWVEPADIANAVAWLASDEARRVTGVALPVDGGMTAPYKIPHG, encoded by the coding sequence GTGAAGCTGTCCGGTTCAGTCGCGCTGATCACCGGGGGAGCCCGCGGCCAGGGGCGTGCCCACGCCGTCCGGCTCGCCGAGGAGGGCGCCGACGTCGTCGTGGTCGACGTCTGCGCGCCGATCGACTCGGCGCCCTACCCGATGCCGGACCCGACCGAGCTCGCGCAGACGGTGAAGGCCGTCGAGGCCGTGGGGCGGCGGGCCCTCGCCGTGCAGGCCGACGTCCGGGACCTCGCCGCGCTGGAGAAGGCGGTCGCCGAGACGGTCGCACAGTTCGGCCGCCTCGACGTCGTCGTCGCCAACGCCGGGATCGGGAGCTTCGCGCCCGCACTCTCCCTGGACGCGGGCACGTGGCAGGAAATGATCGACATCAACCTGACCGGCGCCTTCCACACCGTCCGCGCCGCTGCTCCGGCGATCATCGACGGCGGACGCGGTGGCTCGATCGTCCTGACGAGCTCGGTCGCGGGCCTCATCGGCTTCCCGAACCTCGCGCACTACTGCGCGGCCAAGCACGGCCTCGTCGGGCTGATGAAGGTGCTGGCGATCGAGTTCGCGCCGCACCGGATCCGGGTCAACACGGTCCATTCGACCAACGTCGACACCGACATGATCCAGAACCCGGCGATGTACGAGCTGTTCAGCGGGGGCGTCCCCGGAGCTGATCGGGCGACGGCCGCCGCGTCGATGCAGGGGATGCACGCCCTGCCCATCTCCTGGGTCGAGCCTGCCGACATCGCGAACGCCGTTGCCTGGCTGGCCTCCGACGAGGCGCGACGCGTCACGGGGGTGGCGCTCCCGGTGGACGGCGGGATGACCGCGCCGTACAAGATCCCGCATGGCTGA
- a CDS encoding RidA family protein, producing the protein MPADLVHPDGVHRVDVHHQVAVGQGTRTVYLAGQVSWDLEGTLVGPDDVAAQAEQAYLNIHAALDAVGATPADLAKVVVYIVDLDETKAEQFVVGRERAAATLGVEFQQPSTWIGVTALTAPGFLVEIDAVAVLP; encoded by the coding sequence ATGCCCGCCGACCTCGTCCACCCCGACGGCGTCCACCGCGTCGACGTCCACCACCAGGTCGCCGTCGGCCAGGGGACTCGCACCGTCTACCTGGCCGGGCAGGTGTCATGGGACCTCGAGGGCACCCTCGTCGGTCCTGACGACGTCGCGGCGCAGGCCGAGCAGGCCTACCTCAACATCCACGCCGCCCTCGACGCGGTCGGTGCGACGCCGGCCGACCTCGCCAAGGTCGTCGTCTACATCGTCGATCTGGACGAGACCAAGGCCGAGCAGTTCGTCGTCGGGCGCGAGCGCGCCGCCGCGACACTCGGCGTCGAGTTCCAGCAGCCGAGCACCTGGATCGGGGTCACGGCCCTCACTGCGCCCGGCTTCCTCGTCGAGATCGACGCGGTCGCCGTCCTGCCCTGA
- a CDS encoding LysR substrate-binding domain-containing protein has product MDLNLHLVRYLAAVVDEGHFGRAAARLYVSGPALSKQVRTLERKLGVDLVDRSAHPVVPTEAGRRFLAEARVALAAADRAVAAVDAYRRSTTGVLRLGFMTAATGTHTRRILEEMEREVPDVSVQLVQLTWPDQAEAVRAGTVDASLVRPPVVYGEGLCLDVVRHEPRVVALSTRHRLATRTSVELSDLDDDPHVDDDETDRAWVRWWACDPRPSGRPVRYGPVVHTLDELLEVVAADRAVAITGGSVADSYRHPEVVFLPLLDAEPCPISLCTRADDRSPGLAALRRAVETFRRESGSEDPSPLVRSTRGAIAGPDGV; this is encoded by the coding sequence GTGGACCTCAACCTGCACCTCGTGCGCTACCTGGCGGCCGTGGTCGACGAGGGACACTTCGGACGCGCCGCCGCGCGGCTCTACGTGAGCGGCCCGGCGCTGAGCAAGCAGGTGCGGACGCTCGAACGGAAGCTCGGGGTCGACCTCGTCGACCGCAGCGCGCACCCCGTCGTCCCGACGGAGGCCGGACGTCGGTTCCTCGCCGAGGCGCGGGTCGCGCTCGCGGCGGCGGACCGTGCGGTCGCGGCGGTCGACGCCTACCGTCGCTCGACGACGGGCGTCCTCCGGCTCGGGTTCATGACCGCCGCGACCGGCACCCACACCCGCCGCATCCTCGAGGAGATGGAGCGCGAGGTCCCCGACGTGTCCGTGCAGCTCGTGCAGCTGACGTGGCCCGACCAGGCCGAGGCGGTCCGCGCCGGCACCGTCGACGCGTCACTGGTGCGCCCACCCGTCGTCTACGGCGAGGGGCTGTGTCTGGACGTGGTCCGTCACGAGCCGCGGGTCGTGGCCCTGTCGACGCGCCACCGGCTCGCGACGCGGACGTCGGTCGAGCTGTCCGACCTCGACGACGACCCCCACGTCGACGACGACGAGACCGACCGCGCGTGGGTCCGCTGGTGGGCCTGCGACCCGCGACCGAGTGGCCGTCCGGTCCGCTACGGGCCGGTGGTGCACACCCTCGACGAGCTGCTCGAGGTCGTCGCCGCCGACCGGGCCGTCGCCATCACCGGCGGCTCCGTCGCCGACAGCTACCGCCACCCCGAGGTGGTCTTCCTCCCCCTTCTCGACGCCGAGCCGTGCCCCATCTCGCTCTGCACGCGCGCCGACGACCGGTCGCCTGGCCTGGCGGCGCTGCGCCGGGCGGTCGAGACCTTCCGGCGGGAGTCCGGCTCCGAGGATCCGTCCCCTCTCGTACGCTCTACACGGGGCGCCATCGCAGGCCCCGACGGCGTGTAG